In the genome of Aedes aegypti strain LVP_AGWG chromosome 2, AaegL5.0 Primary Assembly, whole genome shotgun sequence, the window GTGTTTGGATTGCGGGGACCGGTTTGCCGATTCGTACCTGTTGGCCACATTCGATTACAAGGTTTGCGATGCATGTCGAGATTCGGACGGGAAGCACTCGCTCATAACGAGAACCGAGGCCAAGCAGGAATATCTGCTGAAGGATTGCGACCTGGATAAGCGGGAACCGATACTGAAGTATGTGAGCAGGAAGAATCCGCACAACGTGCGCTGGGGAGAGATGAAGCTGTATCTACACATTCAGGTGGAGGAGCGAGCGTTGGAGGTTTGGGGATCGGAGGAGAATCTCATCAAGGAGAAGGAACTGAGGGAGGAGAAGCGGGAGGTGACCAAGGTCAAGAAGTACAACAAACGGCTGAAGGAGCTGAGGATGGACGTTCGGAGCAGTTTGTACGATAAGACTTCACAGGCCCATCAGCATAGCTGGGGGGAGGGCGAAGTTTACAATGAGGAAGAGGATACCTACACGAGGACCTGCGAAACATGTGGCCACAAGGAAACGTACGAAAAGATGTGATTTGGTTGGCCTTCGGAACAGTCGGTTGCTGGTGTTCGGTTCTGTTATGATATTCCGTGTATTCTCTTTGTTTGGTTAATAGTAGTAAACAACAGTAGTTTTTAAGATTATCATTAAAACAGATAATTCATTTTAGGCGTTTCTAATTACAAACAATCATATTTGCCTCTTTGAAGCATTGCAAAATCAGTTCCCATCTTATTATTCCGAAACGTCCGTGGGCCGGTTGAGTCCTAAAACACGTGGAAGAATTTGTTGCACTCTTTTGCTTATATGTTCTGATTGAATAGTATAAGTATTTATCTAGAAAATCTTACACCTATATTTGAAGTAAATCACAAAGCTATTATTTGGAGTTCTCTTCTGCAGATATTTCTCAAAGGCTTTTGTGAGAAGCCTGATGAGGATACTGGAAGGTTTCTAATAACATCCCTGCaaggattcttatgagaattctgaaagggttctgatgagaatcgtGGAAGGATGGATTCTGATAAAACCTTGGAAGAATGAGAACCATACAAGAATTAAGATAAGAATTTGGAAGGGTTCTCATAAGAATCCTAGAAGGATACTGATGAAGATCCTGGAAGGATACTGTTGAGAACCCTTGAATGTGTCTTAAAAGAATTCTGAAAATGTCTTACGCTTCGacgaaaatcctgagaagaaatcgattcatgattcttatcagaattctcatcagaatactTACGGGCTATTCACTGTAATCCTCTCAGGATACTTGCAAGATTTTCAccaaaattctctcaggattctaatcaGAATCTTCTTAGGAATCGCAtcaaaatcttctcaggattcccaTCCAATATCCTCTACatcttttcaggaattctttcaggattcttataggaattctttcagcatTCTCACCAGAAACCTTACAAGACTAACACCGGAATCCTTCCAGAATGTTTATCAGAATACTTAGTATTGGGTCAAAAGATATGAACAAAAGAGTGCAACAAAGTCGTCCACGTTTCTTAAGGATTATAGCAGCCAAATTTTTTGGTTCCAATCAATGCAACCAATGCTTTTTTAGATTTAACGCATCTAAATTTGTTAACTAGAAAAGTATCATCCTTGCAATGCCTTAGTTGCTACTCCGCTCTTTCTTCTCTTCGTCTTCACTTTTCGGGGGAAGATTTTTGCGCTCCTTGATGGCTTCTCGCACGATGTCCGTCAGGTCCTGCGGTTCAGCGTAGCACACCTTGCCACCTGAAACAAGGGGAGGGAGGAGATACTACAATTAGACGGGGTGGGGACTTCTCAAACTGTGGGTCGAAATGAAACAACGATTGTTAAGTGTGTTCCTATAATGCAACCGGCATCGATGCAATTGGTTTTATTTGTCAAATTGTTTAATAGGTCCTATCGATAGTTACTAAACGTACAATCCAATCAGCCAGAAGAATTTGGAATTTTTCGACTGGGTCACATTGCATTCAAAAAACCACTTAACAATCGTCGTTAGATCAGATATCAATCTAACACAACAAGCACAATTCATTCATAACTGGCTAAGCAGTAAAGACATCCAACTCTTCTAAGCTTCGTCGAATGGACTTTTTTGCGTCTGCTGGGCTTGGGCTGTCCGTCGTTGCCTTTCCAGCGCTGCATCCCGTTCCAGTTCCAGCTGGTGCGGAATTTGCTGATAACTGTAGTACACGTACCACGCAAAGACCAGGGCCACTCCGAGGCCGAAATAGAACCGCGATCCTCCCAGCTGGTCTTTCTTGTAATCACGAGAACCGGTTTTGTCGTGCGATTGAAAATCTTTGAAGTCATCTTCTGCTGGACGCTGAGTGAACTTGTCCGCGAGGGGTTCCTCCTCAGATGCCGCCTTGGAACGGGATGACGAATTCGAGGACCACGAGGAAGAGGACGCAGACGAAGCCGAAGAGGACGACGTCGACGAGCTCGACGTACCAGACCCTGTAGAGGACTTACCGTCAGTTTTGTTTGTAACGCCCATGATCTGTCCGGGGGTGTCTTCTTCCAGCTCCGCGTAGGCCTGAAAGTAGTTGCAAAAGTTTAGTAGAATGATCAACGGAATTCGTTAGATTCCCAACCTGTATCAGCGCTTTCTGCTTGTTGTTCAGCTTGGTCGGAATCTGGATCTTCAGGTGCACATAGTGGTCACCGGTTCCGTAGCTGTTGACCCGTTTGAGACCCTTGCCGCGGAGGCAGACCCGGGTGTGGGACGATGTGCCCGGTACCACCTGGATGGTTTGATCTTCGTACACGCCCTGCACTCGTATCGTACCGCCGAGAACCGCCTGGGAGAGGGAAATGTTCGCTTCTGTGTGCACATCGGCCCCGTCACGCTTGAAGTAACGGCTCTTTTCCACACTGTAAAAGATAATGAGTATGTTTTCAAGTTAGTTCAATAATGTTTAAAGTTAGGTTTTTAGTAAATACAATTTGTGTTCAGAGTGCCAATAATGACATAGAATAAAATTAACTTTCGTAACTATTTGGATAAATAAAGCTTTAAAccctgtgaaccgtttcaccaagtcgtttaactattagtttaaatttgacatttcaataGTTATTTACCTCTCaaataattaaattgaaaatcgCGGTCGACCTATtagagctttgacagtcgagtagttatttaaGAACAAATTTGACAGTTGGTtagttaaggcccaaacgcaatgatagcggaacggcaacggaaagcggaaccggttcgccagcatgaactacaacAAGCTTGTCAAACCAGTTTTTgttcaatttcattcgttgtcagcgcAGTtcagatggtgtgattcatgctggcgaaccggttccgcattccgttgccgttccgctatcattgcgtttgggcctttattctcaaattcacgggagcagaaaataactttcgaactctcaagtttaaccatgctccagagcagaGTTATTTTTAACCCaagggaaaataactatcgagctgtcaaattttaactaaaagttaaacgaatcggtgaaacggttTACACCCTGATTAATGATATCCATCTCCTTGTGCTTCAAAACTATCTCCTCGTACAATGTAGAAAGCATTAAAAAAGCATTTCaattaacataaaaattggGAATTCCTCAAGCTTCCAGAAACTTCCAATATTGCAACTGAGTCAAACCTACACATTTGTATGATTTGTTGTAATTTTAGCTATTTTAACTATGATGTATGTTCAACTTATAATACCTCTTCAACCGAGCTTtaatgtgcaaaaaaaaaaatcttgattgaTGCCTTATGAATAAtggtggaaaagttcgcattacgaagcagctcacgagtgtataccaacacataacaaacatcacagactcgcgaactggctatgtgtgagtaagtccgcacccgtctgctcgagagaacatgtcaaaagaaatagcaacaagctcgggaacgtttactcgcgagtaaccgagcaaggtgtgatttattatggttttgacagacaaattaattgta includes:
- the LOC5574281 gene encoding DNA repair protein complementing XP-A cells homolog; translated protein: MSDAGGSDLSEADRRRIEANRQRALNLRQARLTAHPYGSAGDKQRPQETAVAVGNVIKVSGTKYIDSGGGFLIEQRTCVDPKDQEPAAVDEREVEKDSVPVPIEYDECLDCGDRFADSYLLATFDYKVCDACRDSDGKHSLITRTEAKQEYLLKDCDLDKREPILKYVSRKNPHNVRWGEMKLYLHIQVEERALEVWGSEENLIKEKELREEKREVTKVKKYNKRLKELRMDVRSSLYDKTSQAHQHSWGEGEVYNEEEDTYTRTCETCGHKETYEKM